The DNA region CTGCGGATCGGCGTGGGCATCGGCCTCGGCATCGTGGTCGGCGGCCAGGTGCTGCGCGGCGCCAACGGAGCCGCCGGTGAACTGGCCCGGCTGCCCTACCCCTGGGACGACGACCGCGAGCCGCGCCACGAGGCGCTGGAGGAGTACATCGGCGCCCGCTCGCTCCTGCGACGGGCCGCCGAGGCCTGGCCGGACACCGACGGGCCCTGCCCCCGCACCCCCGAGCGGCTCTTCGCCCTGGCCGGGGAGGGCCGGGCCACGGCCCGCGCCGTCGTCGGCCGCCACGCGGCGGACGTGGGCCGCCTCGCCGCCGCCGTGACCGCCGTGCTCGACCCGGGACTCATCGTGCTGGGCGGCAGCACCGGCGCGGACCCGCAGCTTCTGCCCGGCGTCCGGGCCGAACTGGGGCGGCTGAGCTGGCCCACCGAGGTGGTCAGCAGCACGGTCGGTGACCTGGGCACTGTCGTGGGTGCCGCCCGGCTCGCGGTGGCCCGGGGAGTCCAAACCGTGACCGAGGCCGCGCGGGCGAAGGATTGACGGCTTCGGACTTGGTCTGCCAATGTCCGGACAAGCGCTTTCTAAGTCGGTCGGGACGCCGGCTTGGGGTGAGCGTCCCGACCGTACGTCAGGTACGGCAGCCCAGCGAGGGCGTGCTCGCGAGGCGACGGCCGCGGAGGCCGGGGACCCCACCCGAGAGAACGGCGCGGCCGGGCGAGGCCGTGCCCCCGGAAAGCGACATTCCCTGCACAATGCACCCGTGCCGCCTCAGCTGGCGCCGTGCTTCTTCCGCTACGACGAAAAAGGGATCGAAGATGACCACTGTGGGTGTGCGGCGCTCCCGCCGACTCGGCCGCGGCGGCATACGCCGCCTGGTTCCCCTCGCTGCCGTGGCCACGGCAGGTGCCCTGTTGCTCTCCGCCTGCGGCGGGTCGGGATCCGACTCGGGCGGGAACGCCAAGTCGCTGACGTTCTGGATCTCCACGGTTCCGGGGCAGGACGCGGGCTGGAAGAAGATGGTGGCGCAGTACAAGAAGGAAACCGGCGTCGACGTCAAGCTCGTCAACATCCCCTACGACGGCTACGACGCGAAGCTGCGCAACGCCGCGCAGGCGAACTCCCTGCCCGACGTGGCGGCCGTGCCGAAGCTGGACCCGATCTGGTCGAACAAGCTGATCGACCTCAGCTCCATCGCCAACAACAAGACCAACAAGATCAACGCCAACTTCGTCGCCAAGGACTCGTCCGGGAAGGTTCTGTCGATCCCCTCGGACGTCACCGCGTCCGGCATGTTCATCAACAAGTCACTCTTCGAGAAGGCCGGCGTCTCCTACCCGACCTCCCCCGAGAAGACCTGGACCTGGACCGAATTCATCAAGGCGGCGGACGAGGTCCGGGAGAAGACCAAGGCCAAGTACTCCCTGACGTTCGACCAGTCGCCGTCCCGGCTCCGCGCCATGGTGTACGAGATGGGCGGGAAGTACGTCCACGCGGACTCCTCCGGCAAGTTCTCGGCGGACGCGGCGACCAAGAAGGCCGTGGACTACTTCGTCGGACTGAACGACGACAAGACCATGCCGAAGTCGGTGTGGACCAGCGGCGCCGACCCGTCGGCCATGTTCCAGAGCGGTGACGTCGTCGCTTACTGGTCCGGCGTGTGGCAGGTTCCCGCCTTCGCGGAGAGCATCAAGAAGTTCGAGTGGGCGAGCGTCCCGACTCCCGCCCAGCCGGTGCAGGCCAGCGACGTCAACAGCGGCGGCATGACGGTGGGCTTCAACAACAACGCCGACGCGGCCACCGCGGCGACGAAGTTCCTGTCCTGGCTGTACGAGCCGGCCCACTACCAGGCGCTGTGTGAGGCGTCCGGGTTCCTGCCGGTCGAGAGCGGTCTGAACCCGAAGTACCCCTTCACTTCCGAGGCGGCACAGGCGGCGTTCAAGCTGTACAACGAGTCGATCCCGCTCTACGCCCCGATCTCCGGCTACTTCAACAGCGCGCAGACGAACTGGGTGCTGAAGGGCAAGAGCCTCACCGAGGACCCGACCAAGACGGAGCTCGGCAAGGCGATCAACGGCCAGCAGTCGGCCGACAAGGCCCTGCAGAACATCGTGGACGGCTACAACCAGCAGGTCGGCGGCTGAGCGTAGGCCGGCAGGCCCGGGCGGCGGGGTCGAGACACCGCCGTCCGGCCTCAGGACCCCACGTGATGCCGGGCTCATGGCCTGAGCCGCCAGGAACTCATTCCACCAGCACGGAGTCAGGAAGATGACAAAACGCGCCTCGGACGTGTCCGCCGTGTCCGTGAGCCCGCCCAGGAGACGCAGTAAGTACACCCTTGCGCCGCTCGTTCTCATCGCGGCCAATGTCGTGCTCTTCGCACTGTTCTTCGTCTGGCCGGCGGTGATCGGGCTCGTCTACTCGTTCACGAACTACACGGGTGTGGGGGCGTTCCAGTACATCGGACTGGACAACTACAGCAAGCTGCTCGGAGACTCCACGTTCTACGAGGCGGGGACCCGGACGCTGCTGTACACCGTGCTCTTCGTTCCGCTGAACTTCGTGTTCTCGCTGCTCATCGCCAACGTGCTGGTGAGCAAGCACGCCAAGGGCGTGTCGGTCGCCCGCGTCTTCTTCTTCATCCCGTGGCTGCTGTCGCCCATCGTGGTGGGTGTCCTGTGGCGGTGGCTGTTCGGTGAGAACTTCGGACTGGTCAACTACCTCATCGAGAAGCTCGGCGGAAGCGCCGTGCCGTGGCAGTCGAACGCGGACCTGTCGCTGATGGTGGTCGTGGTGGCGGCATCCTGGGCCTGGACGGGCTTCTCCATGCTGCTGTTCATCGCGGCGATCAAGAACGTACCGACGTCGTACTACGAGGCGGCCGCGCTCGACGGCGCCGGTCCGTGGCGCCAGTTCATCAGCATCACACTGCCGAGCATCGCGCCCACCTCCTTCATCGTCATCCTGCTCAACACGATCCACGGGATGAAGGAATACCCGCTGTTCGCCTCCCTCAACAACGGCGGACCCGGAACGTCGAACAACCTGCTTGTCCAGTACATCTACCAAACCGGCTTCAAAGCAGGCCAGATCGGCTACGCGAGCGCCGCGTCGTTCGTGCTCATGCTCTTCCTGATGGGCGTCGCGCTCATCCAGCTGATGGTCAACCGGCGGGTGGAGAACCGATGACAACCACAGACACGCCGCGTAAGGTCGACGCCGCTTCCGTACGGGCCGTCTCCAGAAATCGGCCCCGCAGATCGGGCAGCGGTGGGCTTCGGCGCGCGGTGCCCGCGACGACTCTGCTGTGGGTCCTGGCGGCCCTCTACGCGGTGCCGGTGCTGTGGTTCGTCCTCAGCTCCTTCAAACCGGCGGGAGACCTGTTCTCCCTTCCGCTGACGCTGTTTCCGCAGAACCCCACGCTGTCGGGTTACACGGAAGCGTGGCGCAGCGCCAACTTCGCCCAGTACTTCATCAACACAACCATCGTGTGTGTGATCGCGACGATCCTCACGGTGGGAGTCAGCTGCTGCACGGGGTACGCGCTGGCCAAGTACGACAACAAGTGGCTCAAGGTCTTCTTCGTCGGCATCCTGGCCACCACGATGCTGCCGTCCGAGGTCATGCTCGCCCCGCAGTTCCTGGTGGTCCGCGACCTCGGCCTCTACAACTCGCTCGCCGGCATCATCCTCCCGGCCGTGCTCACCGCGACCGGCTGCTTCATGTTCCGCCAGTTCTTCCTGACGGTCCCCGACGAACTCATCGAGGCCGCCCGCATCGACGGCGCGCCTGAGCTGTCGATCTTCCTGAGGATCATGGTGCCGATCTCCCGGCCCATCATGCTGACGCTCGCCATCCTGTCGTTCCAGTGGCGGTGGAACGACTACATCTGGCCGCTGCTGATGCTCAACGACCCCGAGAAGTTCACCGTGCAGATCGGCATCCAGAGCCTCGTCGGGGCGCAGAACATCAACTGGTCGGTGCTGCTCGGCGGATCGGTCATCTCCATGGTGCCGCTGATCGTCGTCTTCCTGGTGTTCCAGCGGTACGTCATGAACGCCGACATCAACGCCGGACTGAAGGACTGACCTTGCCCACCCCGCTCGACCACGAATTCGTCCGCGCGGTGGCCCGCGCCGCCGACCGGCTGGCCGTCCCGCTCGCGGCCCGCCCCGACGAGGAACCCGCCGGTGTGCCGCACCGTGGTCTGGCGCGGCGGGTGAAGACCCTGGTCGCGGCATACCGTTCCCCGGACTCGGCACTGCACCGCAGCGGGCAGGCCGTCGCCGCCGCGACGACCCACCTCCGCGCCCTGCGGGCCGCGCAGACCACCACCGGCCTCTTCGCCGGCGGCGACAACGTGCAGTCACCGCCGGACTCCGCGTTCACCGTCAACGACGTGTGCGACGCACACGTCCTCGCCGTCGGCGCGGGGCCGGAACTCGGGGACGTCACAGCGGCGCTCGCCGAGATCGCCGGCGCCGCCTGTGGCAGTCTCCTGACCGGTGGGGTGCACACCCCGAACCACCGCTGGGAGCTGTGCGCGGCGCTGGCCCGGCTGCACCGGTCGTTCCCGGACGACCGGCTGCTCGACCGCGTCGAGGAGTGGCTCGCCGAAGGCGTCGACATCGACGCGGAGGGCCTGTACTCGGAACGGAGCGCCAACTACGCGGCCCACGTGTCCAACCCTTCGCTGCTCCTGCTGGCCGAAGTGCTCGGCCGCGCCGACCTGCTGTACGCCGTCGAACGCAATCTCGCCACCACCCTGGACCTGATCAGGCCGGACGGCACGGTGGAGACCGTCCACTCGCGACGGCAGGACCAGAACCACCCGTTCCCGCTGCAGCCCTACCTGCCGCACTACCGGCTGCTCGCGATCCGCACCGGCCGGGGCGACTTCGCCCGGGTGGCGCGGCTGGCGGCCGCCGGCGGCATCGACGACCCCGACCTGCTCGCCGAGACCCTCCTCACCCCGGACCTGTGCCGCGCCCTGCCGGCCCCGGCCGCGGAGACACTTCCGCGCGACCGGTACCTCACCAGCGCACGCCTCGCCGCACGCGCCTCGGTTGACGCGCACACGGTGGTGTACGGCGGCTCCGACGTGCCCGTGCACCGGCGCGTCCGCTCGGGCCTCGCCTGCAACCCCACCTTCCTGCGCCTGTTCGCCGGCAACGCCGTCCTCGACGCGGTCCGACTCTCGCGGGGATTCTTCGACCTGGGCCCGTTCCGCGCCGCCGGCATGCGGCAGCTCGCCGACAACCGGTACCGGCTCACCGAAACCCTCACGGCCGCCTACTACCAGCCGCTCCCGACGGACCAGAGGCGGGACGACGGCGCCTACCGAATGGTGGACGAGGGACGCTTCTCGGCCGCGATGGCCTTCCCGGACCGGCCTCGGGACGAGGTCTCACACACGACCCGCGTCGAGGTGGACCTGAGGGAAGACGGTGCCGACCTGCGGATCGACATCAGCGGACCACGGGCCCCCTGGGCCCTCGAACTGACCTTCCGGCCGGGCGGCGTGCCAGAGGGCGCCGTACCGATCGGCGACGGACGCTGGTGCCTGACGACCGGGCCGATGACCTACCGGGTCGGCGACGACGAGATCCGGATCGAGGCCGACGTCGAGGCAGGCGAACCGCTCGCCGGGCCGGACCGGATCGACGTACTGCGGTATGACCCGGGTCAGGACTACACCGTGGCGGGCGGCACCGACGCGACGACCGGGAACCGCGTGTACATCGGTGGAACCGGCCCGCACGCACTGACCGTCGCACTGCACGCCTGCCGGCCCGCACCCGTCGCGTGATCCCGACGGCCCACGGCAGGCCACCTCAGACATGAAGGCCTGATCCCCGTGCACCTCCCTCACCGGCGCGGCCCGTTGCGCGACCTCGCGGACGCCCCGGAGGTGGCCGCGGTTGGTGCCGTACGGCCGTCGTGGACGGCTCACGCGCCAGCGGGTGGGCGCCCGGTGGGAGGGTGCAACAGGCATACGGCAGACCCGAGTTGCGCCTCTTCGGGTTCGGACAGCCGGGATTGTCGTCGACTTCCACCCGCTCGCGCAGAGGGGCAGAGGGAAGGCCGGGCCGGCCCCGCCGCCGTTGTCGAAGCCGCCGCTGGTGAGGCGGGCGTCGATGCAGCGGGTGAGCGCCTCGCCGCCACTGGCCTGCCGTACGCCGAACTCAGCCCGGAGCAGGCCGTCTTGGCCCTCGCCGCCGACCCGCGCGGTCACGGCAACCCGGACCAGGGGTGGCGGCACCTAGCTTGTTCTTTTTCTTCCGGCCTCGAACGGTGTCTCGTGCTGAGTCGCTCACCTGAGGGTTTGCCGGACGTGGGGGCGGCCTTCGTCTGATGCCGTGCTCCGACCAAGGTGCACGTGACCGAGACGAAGGCCGTGAGGGTGAGTCTGCTGCCTGATGTTGTGCGGAGGGATGCGTTCGCGGAAGCGTCTCGCCTCCGGGGCGAGTTCTACTCCTGCCTGACCAAGCGTTCGGATGCGCTGTTCGAACTGGCCGACGCGGTGCTGTGTGCGGATCGGGCCGCGGCTGAGGGACGTCCGCACCGGGCAGGAGGCCGGGCGGCCCCGCCCGCTCATCCGCCGGCGTCCGCTCCGGCCGCTCCCGGTCCACCGCCGGCACGGTGATGTCCGGCCGCGTCCGGCCACCCCCCGACCCCCCGCACCACCAGGTCGGCGCGGTCCCGCGTCGCGGCCACCAGCTCCGCGTTGCGCTCGTCCGTGCGCAGCACCCAGGTCACCGCCTCCTCATGGGTCTTGCCGAACTGCTTGTGGCGGGCGATCAGTTGACGCACGCGCTCGTCCTCGTCCGGTGCACAGAACCACACCTCGTCCAGCTCCGCCCGGACCTGCTCCCACGCCCCCGTGCCCAGCAGCAGGTAGTTGCCCTCCGTCACGACCAGCCGGGCGGTCGGCGGCACCGGGATCGCCCCCGCGATCGGCTGCTCCAACACCCGCTCGAAGCCGGGCGCGTACACGATGCCGTCGTCCGTCCGCTCACGCAGCCGCCGCAGCAGCGCCGCGTACCCCGCCGCGTCGAACGTGTCGGGCGCGCCCTTGCGGTCGCGCCGGCCGAGCCGGTCCAGCTCGACGTCCGCGAGGTGGAAGCCGTCCATGGGGACATGGGCGACCCACGGGTCGCCGGCCCCGTTGAGCGCGCGCACCAGGTGCACGGCGAGCGTCGTCTTGCCCGCGCCGGGGCTGCCGGCGATGCCGAGGATCGCACGGCGCCCGGGGCGGGGCAGGGCGCGGGCGCGGGTGAGGAGGTCGTCGAAGGTCAGCGGCACACAGCAGAGTGTGTCACCCGGCGCCGGGCACCGGAGCGGGACCGTCCGGGCGGACCGCCCGCCGCCCGCACGGCTGTCCCGCCGGCGCGCGAGGAAGGTGTGAATCCGCCGTGAAGTGCCCCCACTGTGGCGTGCGCCACTCACTGGACGCCGCCTCGTGGGGAACCGTGTCCTGTATGACGCAGCTCGGTCTTCCCGCAGACATCCAGGCCTGCCTCTTCGACCTCGACGGTGTGGTCACCAGGACGGCCGTCGTGCACGCGGCCGCCTGGAAGGAGATGTTCGACGCGTTCCTGCGGGAACGCGAGGGCGAGCACTTCCGGCCGTTCACCGACGCCGACTACGACGAGTACGTCGACGGCCGCCCCCGCGCCGACGGCGTCCGCACCTTCCTCGCCTCCCGCGGCATCGAGCTGCCCGAGGGCACACCGGGCGACCCACCCGACGCGCCGACGGTCCACGGTCTGGGCAACCGCAAGAACGACCTGGTCCTGGAGAAGATCCGCACCGACGGGGTCGAGGCCTACGACGGCACCCTGCGCTACCTCGCCGCGGTCCGCGCCAAGGGCCTGCGCACCGCGATCGTCTCCTCCAGCGCCAACTGCCGTGACGTGCTGCGCGCGGTGGGTGCCGAGGACCTCTTCGACGTACGGATCGACGGGGTGGTGGCCGCCGAGCGGCAACTGCCGGGCAAGCCGCGCCCCGACACCTTCCTGGCCGCCGCGAAGGACCTGGGTGTCGACGCCGCCCGCTGCGCCGTCTTCGAGGACGCCCTGGCCGGCATGGACGCGGGCCGCTCCGGACACTTCGGCCACGTCGTCGGCGTCGACCGGGTCGGACAGACCGACGCGCTGTACGCGCACGGCGCGGACGTGGTCGTGAAGGACCTCGCCGAACTGGGAGGCCCGGCGTGATGATCGCCCACCGGTCCTACACCGTCGAACCCTGGGCGGTGCGCGAGACCGATCTCAACCTCGACGTGCTCGCGCAGAGCGAGTCGGTGTTCGCCCTGTCCAACGGCCATGTCGGCTGGCGCGGCAACCTCGACGAGGGGGAACCGCACGGCCTGCCCGGCTCCTACCTCAACGGCGTGTACGAACTGCACCCGCTGCCGTACGCCGAGGCGGGCTACGGCTATCCGGAGTCCGGCCAGACCGTCATCAACGTCACCAACGGCAAGGTGCTCCGACTGCTGGTCGACGACGAGCCGTTCGACCTGCGCTACGGCCGTCTCGTCGCCCACGAACGCTGCCTGGACCTGCGCCGGGGCGTGCTGGAGCGCACCTGCGAGTGGATCTCGCCGGCCGGCTCCCGGGTGCGGGTGCGCTCGACGCGGCTGGTCTCCCTGACCCAGCGGGCGATCGCGGCCGTGGCGTACGAGGTCGAGCCCGTCGACAGCCGCACCCGCGTGGTGATCCAGTCGGAACTCGTCGCCAACGAGAGCCTGCCCGAGCCGAACGGCGACCCGCGCGCCGCCCAGGGGCTGAAGTCGCCGCTGGCACCGGAGGAGGACTTCGCCTCCGGTGCCCGGCTGCGCCTGGTGCACCGCACCCGCCGCAGCGGCTTCCGGGTGGCGGTGGCCGCCGACCACGTGATCGACGGGCCGGAGCGGACCACGACCGGCAGCGAGAGCAACGTGGACGTGTCCCGGCTGACCGTCACCTCCGTCCTGGAACCAGGACAGCGGCTGCGCGTCGAGAAGTTCGTCGCCCACGGCTGGTCCGGCGCCCGCTCACGTCCCGCGATGAGCGACCAGGTCGAGGCCGCGCTGGCGGCGGCGGCGCACAGCGGCTGGCAGGGCCTGCTGGACGAACAGCGGGCGTACCTCGACGACTTCTGGGACCGCGCCGACGTCGAGGTCGACGGCGACGAGGAGATCCAGCAGGCCGTCCGCTTCGCCCTCTTCCACGTCCTGCAGGCCGGCGCCCGGGCCGAGCAACGAGCCATCCCCGCCAAGGGGTTGACCGGCTCCGGCTACGACGGCCACGCCTTCTGGGACACCGAGGCCTTCGTCCTGCCCCTGCTCACCTACACCGCCCCCGACTCCGTCGCCGAGGCGCTGCGCTGGCGGCAGAACACCCTGCCCGCCGCCCGGGAACGCGCCCGCCAACTCGGCCTGAACGGCGCCGCGTTCCCCTGGCGGACCATCGAGGGCTCGGAGGGGTCCGCGTACTGGCCCGCCGGCACGGCCGCCTTCCACGTGAACGCCGCCATAGCGGACGCCGTGGTGCGCTACACGACGGCGACCGGCGACACCGCCTTCGAACGGGACACCGGCGTGGAACTGCTGGTGGAGACCGCCCGTCTGTGGCGTTCGCTCGGCCACCACGACCACCACGGCGTCTTCCACATCGACGGCGTCACCGGCCCCGACGAGTACAGCGCGATCGCCGACGACAACACGTACACCAACCTCATGGCCCGGGCGAACCTGCTGGCCGCCGCCGAGGCCTGCGAGCGCCACGCCGAACAGGCCGTCCGTCTCGGCGTCGACGAGGAGGAGAGCGCCTCCTGGCGCGACGCCGCCGAGGCCGTGCACATCCCCTACAACCGCGAACTCGGCGTGCACGAGCAGCACGCCGGCTTCACCCGCCACCAGCGCTGGGACTTCGACGGCACCCGCCCCGACCAGTACCCGCTGCTGCTGCACTTCCCCTACTTCGACCTGTACCGCAAACAGGTCGTCAAGCAGGCGGACCTGGTGCTGGCGATGTACATGTGCAGCGGCTGGTTCGAGGAGTTCCACGACGAGGAGCAGATCGCCCGCAACTTCGCCTACTACGAGCCGCTGACCGTACGGGACTCCTCGCTCTCGGCGTGCTGCCAGGCTGTCGTCGCCGCCCAGGCCGGGCATCTCGACCTCGCCTACGACTACACGGCCGAGGCGGCGCTGATGGACCTCGCCGACCTGGAGCACAACACCCGCGACGGGCTGCACATCGCGTCCCTCGCCGGCACCTGGACGGCCCTGGTCGCGGGGTTCGGCGGCCTGCGCCGGGACGGCGGCTCACTGCGGTTCGCGCCCCGCCTGCCCGAGCGGTTCAGCCGTCTCGCCTTCACCCTCCAGATCCTCGGCCGGCGCCTGCGCGTGGAGATCGGCCCGGACAAGGCCACGTACACCCTGATGTCGGGCGATCCCCTGCGGATCCGGCACCACGGCACCGTCCTGACCGTGAACGGCGACGGCCCCGTCGTCCGGGAGATCCCGCGGCACACGCCCCGCCCGGCACCGCGGCAACCCCCGCACCGCGTTCCCAACGCCCGCTGACCGGACGGGAGGCCGGGCGGTGCGGCGGTGCGGCACGCCCTGCCCGCCGCCCCGCCGCGTTCCTGGCCGGCCCGGCCAGGGCCTCGCACGTCCCGGTGCCCGCCTGACCTGAGACGACTGCGCCGAGATGTCCGGCACCTGGCCGAATACCAGCCTGCGCATCTGCCCGTGGCGGGTTAATTTGAGCCTGTTTTTCCGTGTGTGCGATCTCGCTCCGGCGCGCCCGGCTGCGGGACTGAGACGCCCTACGACACGTAGGGGTGAGGGGTGGACGATGGCGCAGGGCACGCACGCCATGCTCGTCGGTATGCGACGGCGCGAACCGGCGAGCGTGCCCGGCGCCTCGGGCCGGGCACGCGGCGCGTGGCCGCTCGCGGTCCTCGCCGGCGCCTTCACCCTCGCCCAGCTGGTCCTCGTCCGTCCCGGCATGGGCCTCGGCTGGGACGAGACGGTGTACGTCAGCCAGGTCGGCACCCAGGCCCCGGCGGCCTTCTTCAGCGCGCCGCGCGCCCGGGGCGTCTCCCTGCTGGTGGCGCCGATCGCGTCCTGGTCGACCTCCACCGAACTGCTGCGCGTCCACCTCGCCCTGCTCTCCGGCCTCGGCCTGTACCTGGCCCTGCGGGTGTGGCGCGGACTGTTCCCGACCCGCGTCC from Streptomyces sp. ALI-76-A includes:
- a CDS encoding extracellular solute-binding protein — its product is MTTVGVRRSRRLGRGGIRRLVPLAAVATAGALLLSACGGSGSDSGGNAKSLTFWISTVPGQDAGWKKMVAQYKKETGVDVKLVNIPYDGYDAKLRNAAQANSLPDVAAVPKLDPIWSNKLIDLSSIANNKTNKINANFVAKDSSGKVLSIPSDVTASGMFINKSLFEKAGVSYPTSPEKTWTWTEFIKAADEVREKTKAKYSLTFDQSPSRLRAMVYEMGGKYVHADSSGKFSADAATKKAVDYFVGLNDDKTMPKSVWTSGADPSAMFQSGDVVAYWSGVWQVPAFAESIKKFEWASVPTPAQPVQASDVNSGGMTVGFNNNADAATAATKFLSWLYEPAHYQALCEASGFLPVESGLNPKYPFTSEAAQAAFKLYNESIPLYAPISGYFNSAQTNWVLKGKSLTEDPTKTELGKAINGQQSADKALQNIVDGYNQQVGG
- a CDS encoding sugar ABC transporter permease — encoded protein: MTKRASDVSAVSVSPPRRRSKYTLAPLVLIAANVVLFALFFVWPAVIGLVYSFTNYTGVGAFQYIGLDNYSKLLGDSTFYEAGTRTLLYTVLFVPLNFVFSLLIANVLVSKHAKGVSVARVFFFIPWLLSPIVVGVLWRWLFGENFGLVNYLIEKLGGSAVPWQSNADLSLMVVVVAASWAWTGFSMLLFIAAIKNVPTSYYEAAALDGAGPWRQFISITLPSIAPTSFIVILLNTIHGMKEYPLFASLNNGGPGTSNNLLVQYIYQTGFKAGQIGYASAASFVLMLFLMGVALIQLMVNRRVENR
- a CDS encoding carbohydrate ABC transporter permease, with protein sequence MTTTDTPRKVDAASVRAVSRNRPRRSGSGGLRRAVPATTLLWVLAALYAVPVLWFVLSSFKPAGDLFSLPLTLFPQNPTLSGYTEAWRSANFAQYFINTTIVCVIATILTVGVSCCTGYALAKYDNKWLKVFFVGILATTMLPSEVMLAPQFLVVRDLGLYNSLAGIILPAVLTATGCFMFRQFFLTVPDELIEAARIDGAPELSIFLRIMVPISRPIMLTLAILSFQWRWNDYIWPLLMLNDPEKFTVQIGIQSLVGAQNINWSVLLGGSVISMVPLIVVFLVFQRYVMNADINAGLKD
- a CDS encoding nucleoside/nucleotide kinase family protein; this translates as MPLTFDDLLTRARALPRPGRRAILGIAGSPGAGKTTLAVHLVRALNGAGDPWVAHVPMDGFHLADVELDRLGRRDRKGAPDTFDAAGYAALLRRLRERTDDGIVYAPGFERVLEQPIAGAIPVPPTARLVVTEGNYLLLGTGAWEQVRAELDEVWFCAPDEDERVRQLIARHKQFGKTHEEAVTWVLRTDERNAELVAATRDRADLVVRGVGGWPDAAGHHRAGGGPGAAGADAGG
- a CDS encoding beta-phosphoglucomutase family hydrolase: MTQLGLPADIQACLFDLDGVVTRTAVVHAAAWKEMFDAFLREREGEHFRPFTDADYDEYVDGRPRADGVRTFLASRGIELPEGTPGDPPDAPTVHGLGNRKNDLVLEKIRTDGVEAYDGTLRYLAAVRAKGLRTAIVSSSANCRDVLRAVGAEDLFDVRIDGVVAAERQLPGKPRPDTFLAAAKDLGVDAARCAVFEDALAGMDAGRSGHFGHVVGVDRVGQTDALYAHGADVVVKDLAELGGPA
- a CDS encoding glycosyl hydrolase family 65 protein, with protein sequence MIAHRSYTVEPWAVRETDLNLDVLAQSESVFALSNGHVGWRGNLDEGEPHGLPGSYLNGVYELHPLPYAEAGYGYPESGQTVINVTNGKVLRLLVDDEPFDLRYGRLVAHERCLDLRRGVLERTCEWISPAGSRVRVRSTRLVSLTQRAIAAVAYEVEPVDSRTRVVIQSELVANESLPEPNGDPRAAQGLKSPLAPEEDFASGARLRLVHRTRRSGFRVAVAADHVIDGPERTTTGSESNVDVSRLTVTSVLEPGQRLRVEKFVAHGWSGARSRPAMSDQVEAALAAAAHSGWQGLLDEQRAYLDDFWDRADVEVDGDEEIQQAVRFALFHVLQAGARAEQRAIPAKGLTGSGYDGHAFWDTEAFVLPLLTYTAPDSVAEALRWRQNTLPAARERARQLGLNGAAFPWRTIEGSEGSAYWPAGTAAFHVNAAIADAVVRYTTATGDTAFERDTGVELLVETARLWRSLGHHDHHGVFHIDGVTGPDEYSAIADDNTYTNLMARANLLAAAEACERHAEQAVRLGVDEEESASWRDAAEAVHIPYNRELGVHEQHAGFTRHQRWDFDGTRPDQYPLLLHFPYFDLYRKQVVKQADLVLAMYMCSGWFEEFHDEEQIARNFAYYEPLTVRDSSLSACCQAVVAAQAGHLDLAYDYTAEAALMDLADLEHNTRDGLHIASLAGTWTALVAGFGGLRRDGGSLRFAPRLPERFSRLAFTLQILGRRLRVEIGPDKATYTLMSGDPLRIRHHGTVLTVNGDGPVVREIPRHTPRPAPRQPPHRVPNAR